One part of the Sciurus carolinensis chromosome 4, mSciCar1.2, whole genome shotgun sequence genome encodes these proteins:
- the LOC124982978 gene encoding small EDRK-rich factor 1-like, whose translation MARECADGDYGCPQQRGGRLAPGGTGALPSAASLHGGNQRELACQKNMKKTQEISQGKRKEDSLPTSQRKQRDSEIMQQKQKAANEKKSMQTREK comes from the exons ATGGCCCGTGAGTGTGCAGACGG GGACTACGGCTGCCCTCAGCAGAGGGGTGGTCGGTTGGCTCCAGGTGGAACCGGCGCCTTGCCCTCAGCTGCGAGTTTGCATGGTGGAAATCAGCGAGAACTTGCCTgccagaaaaatatgaagaaaacccAGGAAATTAgccagggaaaaagaaaagaggatagCTTGCCTACCTCTCAAAGAAAGCAGAGGGACTCTGAGATCATGCAACAAAAGCAGAAGGCAGCTAATGAGAAGAAGTCTATGCAGACAAGAGAGAAATGA
- the LOC124983540 gene encoding formin-like protein 5 — translation MPSAEWAVSTNALVTAPPATASHLTRGNSPPSVPLCPSPPIRLLPGGPLPPVPPPPELHTGRPKVSPQASVSGLSQAAALPPDPGVLCPSPPSAVGHLAAFRLLPAQLLQSACCLGALGPLPLGCRQVWTALNCSLADVPVPVAYRRKSKLSGLRLQPPVEK, via the exons ATGCCAAGTGCGGAGTGGGCTGTCTCCACCAACGCCTTGGTTACTGCCCCTCCTGCCACTGCCTCCCATCTCACCAGAGGCAACAGCCCCCCAAGTGTTCCCTTGTGCCCCTCCCCGCCAATCCGCCTGCTCCCTGGAGGCCCCCTACCACCGGTTCCGCCTCCTCCTGAACTCCACACGGGGCGTCCAAAGGTCAGTCCGCAGGCGTCGGTGTCTGGTCTCAGCCAAGCTGCTGCTCTTCCTCCTGACCCAGGAGTGCTGTGTCCCTCACCACCCTCGGCAGTGGGACACTTGGCTGCTTTCCGCCTGCTCCCAGCACAGCTGCTTCAGTCGGCTTGCTGTCTTGGGGCCCTGGGGCCTCTCCCCTTGG gcTGCCGTCAGGTGTGGACGGCCCTCAACTGCTCTCTTGCAGACGTCCCCGTCCCTGTGGCCTACAGGAGAAAGTCTAAACTCTCAG GCCTCAGGCTCCAGCCTCCTGTGGAGAAGTGA